In one window of Prevotella sp. E13-17 DNA:
- a CDS encoding glycosyl hydrolase 115 family protein, translated as MKKKTIIALLALVPTCMNAQQSISISERPTAESMTLVNDMFKTTIAVADNDAEVVRTVANCLANDMELVSGKRPDVTNSLAQTTLPIIAGTVGQSAFIDQLVSEGKIDVTDICGKWEVFTIQMTKNPRALVVAGSTPRGTAYGLFELSRQMGVSPYVWWADVAPAKKEALYVNGEKTTSKEPSVKYRGIFINDEDFALFPWASKGIDKKYNNIGPNTYARVMELLLRLRANTLWPAMHLCSEAFWANKDNLPVARKYDIMLGSSHCEQMLRDNEWEWRHAPWNGNNEDWNYVTNKAKIQQYWEERVAESVDYDGMYTLGMRGVHDWGISGYPSTEDKVRGLTDIIGYQRELLGKYFDDVTKVPQLFIPYKEVLDAYNAGLQVPEDVTLCWVDDNHGYIRQLPKPAEQARSGGNGVYYHVSYWGTPADYLWIASHSPSLMSYELSRAYDQGIRTLWVINVGDIKPAEMELEFCMDLAWDINQWTPEKAIGYNRAWAERTFGAAYADQIAAIKKEYYHLAAGGKPEHVHMIKYTYDDMEQRISSYAALTQQVDALKPQIPTELQDAFFQLIEYPVKGAYQMNVKTFRAAQSLELAKLGQKELALKYANEAQTAYNTILALTDKYNNDIAGGKWKGMMNCKPRNQKQFDMPATATTANISKTKAVRKKDEVVIIPANHYTAASPTVKTLEGVGINQASVTVWPLDMKAYEDTQIAEAPYVDYEIPVKVGRNTIEVRCLSNFPINTDYDLRVALSIEGAWTNTQSLRTTAMKGKWHTTVAQGYNDATIDYESQEEKTIKLRISLMDPGVVISEIRNTVATKD; from the coding sequence ATGAAAAAGAAAACTATTATTGCACTACTGGCGCTGGTGCCCACGTGCATGAATGCACAACAAAGCATCAGCATCAGTGAACGACCGACGGCAGAAAGCATGACGCTGGTCAACGACATGTTCAAGACCACCATTGCCGTGGCCGACAACGATGCCGAAGTCGTCAGAACGGTAGCAAACTGTTTGGCCAACGATATGGAGCTGGTCAGTGGTAAACGTCCTGATGTGACTAACAGTCTGGCACAGACAACACTGCCCATCATTGCCGGAACGGTGGGGCAGTCGGCCTTTATCGACCAGCTAGTGAGCGAAGGAAAAATTGACGTGACTGACATCTGCGGCAAGTGGGAGGTCTTCACCATTCAGATGACCAAAAACCCACGAGCACTGGTGGTTGCTGGTTCCACACCCCGTGGCACCGCCTATGGCCTGTTTGAACTCTCACGCCAAATGGGTGTCTCACCCTATGTGTGGTGGGCCGATGTGGCGCCAGCAAAGAAAGAGGCGCTCTACGTGAACGGTGAAAAGACCACCTCGAAGGAGCCCTCCGTGAAGTATCGCGGCATCTTCATCAACGACGAAGACTTCGCTCTGTTCCCTTGGGCGTCTAAGGGCATCGACAAGAAGTACAACAACATCGGTCCCAACACCTATGCCCGCGTGATGGAGCTGCTGTTGCGCTTGCGCGCCAACACGCTGTGGCCTGCCATGCACCTGTGTTCAGAAGCCTTCTGGGCCAACAAGGACAACCTGCCCGTGGCCCGCAAGTACGACATCATGCTGGGCTCCAGCCACTGCGAACAGATGCTGCGCGACAACGAGTGGGAGTGGCGCCATGCCCCCTGGAATGGCAACAACGAAGACTGGAACTACGTCACGAACAAAGCCAAGATTCAGCAATACTGGGAAGAGCGCGTGGCAGAAAGCGTGGATTACGACGGCATGTACACCCTCGGCATGCGTGGCGTGCACGACTGGGGCATCTCGGGCTATCCCTCAACAGAAGACAAGGTGCGCGGACTGACCGACATCATCGGTTATCAGCGCGAGCTGCTGGGCAAGTACTTCGACGATGTGACCAAGGTGCCACAGCTGTTCATCCCCTACAAGGAAGTGCTCGATGCCTACAATGCCGGTCTGCAAGTGCCCGAAGACGTGACCCTCTGCTGGGTCGATGACAACCACGGCTACATCCGCCAGTTGCCCAAACCCGCCGAGCAGGCCCGCAGCGGCGGCAATGGTGTGTACTACCACGTGTCATATTGGGGAACACCTGCCGACTATCTGTGGATTGCCTCCCACTCGCCTTCGCTGATGAGCTACGAGCTGTCGCGTGCCTACGACCAAGGTATTCGCACACTGTGGGTTATCAACGTCGGCGACATCAAGCCTGCCGAGATGGAACTCGAGTTCTGCATGGACCTGGCGTGGGACATCAACCAATGGACGCCCGAGAAAGCCATTGGCTACAACCGCGCATGGGCTGAACGAACCTTTGGTGCAGCCTATGCCGACCAGATAGCTGCCATCAAAAAGGAATATTACCACCTGGCAGCAGGCGGCAAACCCGAGCATGTGCACATGATTAAATACACGTATGACGACATGGAACAGCGTATCAGCAGCTATGCTGCGCTGACCCAACAGGTTGATGCACTGAAGCCGCAGATTCCTACAGAACTGCAGGATGCCTTCTTCCAACTGATCGAATATCCAGTGAAAGGGGCCTATCAGATGAATGTCAAGACTTTCCGTGCGGCACAGAGTCTGGAATTGGCTAAACTGGGACAGAAGGAATTGGCCCTGAAGTATGCCAACGAGGCACAGACAGCCTACAACACCATCCTTGCATTGACCGACAAGTACAACAACGATATTGCTGGGGGTAAATGGAAAGGCATGATGAACTGTAAGCCTCGCAATCAAAAGCAGTTCGACATGCCTGCAACTGCCACAACAGCCAACATCAGCAAGACAAAAGCTGTACGCAAAAAAGATGAGGTGGTCATCATCCCTGCAAACCACTATACGGCGGCAAGTCCCACAGTTAAGACCTTGGAAGGTGTCGGCATCAACCAGGCCAGCGTCACGGTATGGCCTTTAGACATGAAAGCCTATGAGGACACACAAATAGCAGAGGCTCCCTATGTTGACTATGAGATACCGGTTAAGGTCGGGCGCAACACCATCGAGGTGCGTTGCCTCTCGAACTTCCCCATCAATACCGACTACGACCTGCGTGTCGCCCTCTCTATCGAAGGGGCTTGGACAAACACCCAATCGCTCCGGACCACAGCCATGAAAGGAAAGTGGCACACCACGGTGGCTCAGGGCTACAATGATGCCACCATTGATTATGAAAGTCAAGAAGAAAAGACCATCAAACTGCGCATCAGCTTGATGGATCCCGGCGTTGTCATCAGCGAAATCCGCAATACGGTGGCAACAAAGGATTAA
- a CDS encoding glycoside hydrolase family 76 protein, translating into MARLIERDYSGRSDSLLNTFTGQFMNRATGIFYAIPTSNTNAKNESATIYWQQAHALDPIIYAYQRIKNTDAARARFYKQTMQRWYQNHANNWYFKQGDDTGFYNTFTDDMCWICLTLIHISEALDDDTYAATARTIFDNYILPRGSWNDGYFSLPWKDDGSGPNACTNSPGCLVASKLYERYNESSYLEAAKNIYAYQANEMRKLNNDGRVEEPPLTYTQGTFGEAARYLYHLTGQTEYKNMASKVLYYAISSSRCTDRGLLRNEGNSMDQSIFKAVLIPYLVNFVLDESMSATYKRPIINFLQKNANTLWSNLNLEAYPYTFCSYYWGEAFDEESTPSMGAMASGVSLMENTARMALALTTSANSINDVELEKNAPVQLFNTAGQPLKSMQRGLNIKKQKDGRIIKVIKR; encoded by the coding sequence TTGGCAAGACTGATCGAACGCGACTATTCTGGGCGTTCAGACTCACTGCTCAACACGTTTACAGGACAATTTATGAACAGGGCAACTGGTATCTTCTATGCGATTCCAACCAGCAATACCAACGCTAAAAACGAATCAGCCACCATCTATTGGCAGCAAGCTCATGCATTAGACCCTATCATCTACGCCTACCAGCGCATCAAGAACACTGATGCCGCCAGAGCCAGATTTTACAAGCAAACCATGCAACGCTGGTATCAAAACCATGCAAACAACTGGTACTTCAAGCAAGGTGACGACACAGGATTTTACAACACGTTTACCGATGACATGTGCTGGATTTGCCTGACGCTGATTCACATCAGCGAAGCGCTCGACGACGACACCTATGCCGCCACAGCCCGCACTATTTTCGACAACTATATCTTGCCACGTGGTTCTTGGAACGACGGTTACTTCAGTCTGCCATGGAAAGACGATGGCTCCGGCCCCAATGCCTGCACCAACTCGCCAGGCTGCCTGGTAGCATCTAAGCTCTACGAGCGCTATAACGAAAGTTCATACCTAGAGGCAGCCAAGAATATCTATGCCTATCAGGCCAACGAGATGAGAAAGCTGAACAACGATGGACGTGTAGAAGAGCCGCCCCTCACCTACACTCAGGGTACTTTCGGCGAAGCAGCACGCTACCTCTATCATCTCACCGGTCAAACAGAATATAAGAATATGGCCTCAAAGGTGCTTTACTACGCCATTAGCAGCTCCCGTTGCACCGACAGAGGACTGCTACGCAACGAGGGTAACAGCATGGACCAGAGCATTTTCAAAGCAGTACTGATTCCATATCTCGTCAATTTCGTACTCGACGAATCAATGAGCGCCACCTACAAGAGGCCCATCATCAACTTCCTGCAGAAAAATGCCAACACACTGTGGAGCAACCTGAACCTCGAGGCCTACCCCTACACCTTCTGCAGTTACTATTGGGGCGAGGCTTTCGATGAAGAATCGACACCTTCGATGGGTGCCATGGCCAGTGGCGTGTCGCTCATGGAGAACACCGCACGCATGGCACTGGCTCTGACAACCTCTGCCAACAGCATCAATGACGTAGAGCTTGAGAAGAATGCACCCGTACAGCTATTCAATACTGCCGGACAACCCCTGAAAAGCATGCAGAGGGGACTGAACATCAAGAAGCAAAAAGATGGACGTATTATTAAGGTGATAAAACGATAA
- a CDS encoding glycosyl hydrolase 115 family protein produces MNTRNIVLAILTLCIPILGGGLAAKKVADTPTEIRTIKTFREYKTKNGTSLTINNKAYSEPDIYYTENGDGTYDAIRLTVTPIEVPAEMTAPYLNQATDHSIQVCWKTKAINNNSIVKYGTDANHLDKQVSSSARQIATSYYWYNAQIEGLSPNTVYYYQVICGEKSSEIHHFRTMPEPTSLKPFRILMIGDHQRNERSDYEWLIRMAARKAQQKWGKENLEDNVSMIMNVGDQVDSGSIRQYEFTHLYKSREVMSKLPIMTCVGNHELFKDPELKLYDGHYASYGNMDYQGIKSYTAFYYAYQAGPVLFIVLNTDGVSEQQKQWAKRVVEAADKDASVRFIISVQHRPLYAEQWASDTNPWMTNEIMPILSSSKKHVLNCAGHHHLYARGQMQEWPVYHMITGGGVGTSAQDYEQLWGKTPDNRNRDEVQKTIDQWTYQLMEFNPSNDEVTIETYSIGNSRLALDNVLIDRFSRKLSQTDKPATPSLYLSSTEVTLPATIQQQATVEGLHSSEYQIARDAKFTDIVYQRTLLFEDYYDVDNTFMPKNVRNGQPVTTLELTKKDLPSGHFFMRCRNRSMNLDWSDYSESKVIDVSGSTAPQLILDNPKYEPGATININYQNAPVGTQAWIGIYLKGQQPGPGTPSYAWQYTTNNNGTIQFNIKDVNDYYAVLFADNGYTEISPRVTFSVKNAIEGLTLAKGNVTIIVPEEECSQVKLAVEALQRDFEKVLGFRPEIASTAGQTSGVELLVANMSTKGVEQLLPEAKETDGYESHRVYADADNHRIVMQGADMRGTIYAIYTLSEKILGVPPLWYWCDWKPEQQTQIEVSDDLDYYVSSPTVRYRAWFPNDEDLFVPWRRLSTDNNERWLETMLRLKLNTVEYTATVTTNGTLNSEAMLYKKYGLVLTSHHMVALNNSFANWDAYWQQVRKTTPPALSVNDMASLREFWQYNINSVMNSGVENLWQVAFRGKTDQPFWSVFTDAPSSDAERGAVINRMVKEQYDMICQATGEANPFVRMTFYDEISSLLAAGHLQPPTATNMLWTFVAGRRDHYPYDDLVNWTNVNNVKLGYYMNLQFYSTGAHLAPAEGPWKMEDNYRYVQSKGPLTFSVVNAGNVREFLMEMSANAAMMWNSNSYNTNDFMRQFCAQYFGEEHADEIAQLYHDYYYAYWNPKKSDFPGGFDRQYVFQDLRHSQVIKQINNTWNTFKSNPFTEIGYESVAGRTFRIEGRNPVDSVLAGMSREMKAFAEVARHCEAIQSKLPSDRQTFFYDHLSAYAHYMENLSTAVYHFVYAYKNKEDRYSHLATSYEAMKAAKAALIASQHGVFSNWYDTDDKFEMDARIEAIRGRMAEAEDLTLTEQLIENNDFEYNNNCQLNAKGNIGRGIPCNWLSKGELKKGANGLDSYGVNQDATNLHGNNVCWINSVPMPDEFWLYQTIPASKLEPGEYLVACKLWVESNKKTNCRLFANQNVQYYGTAADYTNLLTEGEINTYAGYAGGSSSNVVLRDMEVKVNVKAGEDLTIGIKTGNKRNNGERSTSDNAGWFKVDFFRIHHLTGTDNLNHTLTTTKQEDKIYSLTGQHLSQPNKGINIINHKKVMIK; encoded by the coding sequence ATGAATACAAGAAATATTGTTTTAGCCATACTTACACTATGCATACCCATCCTTGGAGGTGGACTGGCAGCAAAAAAAGTTGCCGACACCCCCACGGAGATACGGACAATTAAAACCTTTCGCGAGTATAAGACGAAAAACGGAACCAGTCTCACCATTAACAACAAAGCTTATAGTGAGCCAGACATATACTACACAGAAAATGGAGACGGGACTTACGATGCCATACGTCTTACGGTTACACCTATTGAAGTACCGGCAGAGATGACTGCGCCATATCTGAATCAGGCTACCGACCATAGCATCCAGGTATGTTGGAAGACGAAGGCTATCAATAACAACTCAATTGTCAAGTATGGAACAGATGCGAATCATCTTGACAAGCAAGTCTCTTCTTCTGCACGTCAGATTGCTACCAGCTATTATTGGTATAATGCCCAGATAGAGGGCCTATCACCCAACACCGTCTATTATTATCAAGTTATCTGTGGTGAGAAAAGTAGCGAAATACACCACTTTCGCACCATGCCTGAGCCTACGAGTCTAAAACCCTTCCGTATTCTAATGATTGGCGACCATCAGCGCAACGAGCGTTCAGACTATGAATGGCTGATACGTATGGCGGCACGTAAGGCGCAACAGAAGTGGGGTAAAGAGAACCTCGAAGATAATGTAAGCATGATAATGAACGTTGGAGATCAGGTTGACTCTGGCTCCATTAGACAATATGAGTTTACACATCTATATAAGTCACGTGAGGTCATGTCAAAATTGCCCATCATGACCTGTGTGGGCAATCACGAACTGTTTAAAGACCCAGAGTTGAAACTTTACGATGGTCACTATGCTTCGTATGGCAACATGGACTATCAGGGCATTAAGAGTTATACAGCCTTTTATTATGCCTATCAGGCAGGTCCTGTACTTTTCATTGTATTGAACACAGATGGTGTGTCTGAACAACAGAAGCAATGGGCAAAACGTGTCGTCGAAGCAGCAGACAAGGATGCAAGCGTGCGTTTCATCATCAGTGTGCAGCATCGCCCCCTCTATGCTGAACAATGGGCAAGCGACACCAATCCTTGGATGACTAATGAAATCATGCCCATCCTCTCTTCTTCAAAGAAGCACGTACTGAACTGTGCAGGACATCATCATCTCTATGCACGCGGACAGATGCAAGAATGGCCTGTTTACCATATGATTACTGGTGGCGGTGTGGGTACATCAGCTCAAGACTATGAACAGTTGTGGGGAAAAACACCCGACAATCGCAACCGTGATGAAGTACAGAAAACCATTGATCAATGGACATATCAACTCATGGAGTTCAACCCTTCAAACGATGAAGTGACCATAGAGACCTATTCTATTGGCAACTCACGTCTGGCTCTCGACAATGTACTCATTGATCGTTTTAGTCGCAAGCTCTCACAAACAGACAAACCTGCTACACCTTCGCTCTACTTATCTTCAACTGAAGTGACACTACCAGCCACTATTCAGCAACAAGCTACTGTTGAAGGTCTGCACAGCAGTGAATACCAGATAGCACGCGATGCGAAATTTACCGATATTGTTTATCAGCGTACCCTTCTATTCGAAGACTATTACGATGTAGACAATACTTTTATGCCAAAGAATGTGCGCAATGGCCAGCCAGTCACCACTCTTGAATTGACGAAGAAAGACCTTCCTTCTGGCCATTTCTTCATGCGATGTCGCAACCGTTCTATGAATCTTGACTGGAGCGATTATTCCGAGTCAAAGGTTATCGACGTGAGCGGTTCGACAGCCCCACAATTGATTCTTGACAACCCAAAATACGAACCGGGAGCAACCATTAATATCAACTATCAAAATGCTCCTGTAGGCACTCAAGCTTGGATTGGCATTTATCTGAAGGGGCAACAGCCTGGTCCTGGTACGCCATCGTATGCCTGGCAGTACACAACAAACAACAATGGAACAATACAATTCAACATTAAAGACGTCAACGACTACTATGCCGTGCTTTTCGCAGACAACGGCTACACAGAGATAAGTCCACGTGTCACCTTCTCTGTCAAGAACGCAATAGAAGGGCTGACCCTGGCCAAAGGCAACGTCACCATCATTGTTCCTGAAGAGGAATGTAGCCAAGTCAAACTAGCTGTCGAAGCCTTACAGCGTGACTTCGAAAAAGTGTTAGGTTTCAGACCAGAGATTGCATCGACCGCAGGCCAAACGAGCGGTGTAGAACTCTTAGTAGCCAACATGAGCACCAAAGGTGTTGAGCAGCTATTGCCCGAAGCAAAGGAAACTGACGGCTACGAATCGCACCGCGTCTATGCCGACGCAGACAACCATCGCATTGTGATGCAGGGCGCCGACATGCGAGGCACTATTTATGCCATCTACACACTGAGCGAGAAGATTCTGGGAGTACCCCCACTATGGTATTGGTGCGACTGGAAACCAGAGCAACAGACTCAAATAGAGGTTTCAGATGATTTAGATTACTATGTGTCATCACCTACGGTTCGCTACCGTGCCTGGTTTCCTAACGACGAAGACTTGTTTGTGCCCTGGCGCCGACTGAGCACAGACAATAACGAGCGATGGCTGGAAACCATGCTCCGACTGAAACTGAACACGGTGGAATACACAGCTACCGTAACCACCAATGGCACGCTTAATAGCGAGGCCATGCTCTACAAGAAATACGGACTGGTGCTAACGTCACACCACATGGTAGCACTAAACAATAGTTTTGCCAACTGGGATGCCTACTGGCAACAGGTCAGAAAGACAACGCCTCCAGCTCTTTCTGTCAACGACATGGCATCGTTGCGTGAGTTCTGGCAGTACAACATCAACTCGGTGATGAACAGCGGTGTAGAGAACCTTTGGCAGGTGGCCTTCCGAGGTAAGACCGACCAGCCTTTCTGGTCTGTCTTTACTGATGCGCCCTCTTCAGACGCTGAGCGCGGTGCTGTCATCAATCGAATGGTGAAAGAACAATACGACATGATTTGTCAGGCAACTGGCGAGGCGAACCCCTTTGTACGCATGACGTTCTATGACGAGATATCGTCGCTGCTTGCTGCCGGTCATCTGCAACCGCCCACAGCCACCAACATGTTGTGGACGTTTGTTGCAGGCCGACGTGACCACTATCCCTATGATGACCTGGTGAACTGGACCAACGTGAACAACGTGAAACTGGGCTACTACATGAACCTGCAGTTCTACTCCACTGGTGCCCACTTGGCTCCTGCCGAAGGACCTTGGAAGATGGAAGACAACTATCGCTACGTACAAAGCAAGGGTCCACTGACTTTCAGTGTAGTCAATGCAGGCAATGTTCGTGAATTCTTGATGGAGATGAGTGCCAACGCTGCCATGATGTGGAACTCAAATAGTTACAACACAAACGACTTCATGCGTCAGTTCTGTGCGCAATACTTTGGAGAAGAACATGCCGATGAAATAGCACAACTCTACCACGACTATTACTATGCTTACTGGAACCCCAAGAAGAGCGACTTCCCCGGTGGGTTCGACCGTCAGTATGTGTTTCAGGACTTGCGCCACTCACAGGTTATCAAACAGATTAACAACACATGGAACACCTTTAAGTCGAACCCATTTACAGAGATTGGATACGAGAGTGTGGCAGGACGCACATTCCGCATCGAAGGACGCAACCCTGTGGACAGTGTCTTGGCAGGCATGAGTCGCGAGATGAAGGCCTTTGCCGAGGTGGCACGCCACTGCGAAGCCATACAGAGTAAGTTGCCTTCCGACCGCCAGACATTCTTCTACGATCATCTCTCGGCCTATGCTCACTATATGGAGAACTTAAGTACTGCCGTTTATCATTTCGTCTATGCTTATAAGAACAAAGAAGATCGCTATAGCCATCTAGCCACTTCCTATGAAGCTATGAAAGCAGCGAAAGCCGCACTGATAGCATCACAACATGGTGTTTTCAGCAACTGGTACGACACCGATGACAAGTTTGAGATGGATGCTCGCATAGAAGCCATTCGTGGTCGCATGGCCGAGGCTGAAGACCTGACGCTCACCGAACAGCTCATTGAGAACAATGACTTTGAATACAACAACAACTGCCAGCTGAATGCCAAAGGCAATATCGGCCGAGGCATTCCCTGCAACTGGTTGTCGAAAGGTGAATTGAAAAAAGGAGCAAACGGACTTGATTCCTATGGTGTGAACCAAGATGCCACCAACCTGCACGGCAACAACGTATGCTGGATTAACTCTGTGCCCATGCCCGACGAGTTCTGGCTCTATCAGACCATTCCTGCATCGAAGTTGGAACCCGGTGAATATCTTGTTGCATGCAAGCTATGGGTAGAATCGAACAAGAAAACCAACTGCCGTCTCTTCGCCAACCAAAACGTTCAATACTACGGCACTGCGGCAGACTACACTAACCTGCTCACAGAAGGAGAAATCAACACTTACGCCGGCTATGCAGGTGGCAGTTCGTCGAATGTCGTTCTGCGCGACATGGAGGTGAAGGTCAACGTCAAAGCTGGAGAAGACCTGACCATTGGCATTAAAACAGGCAACAAACGAAACAACGGCGAACGTTCGACCAGCGATAATGCTGGTTGGTTCAAGGTGGACTTCTTTCGTATTCACCATCTGACGGGAACAGACAACCTCAACCACACACTTACGACCACTAAACAAGAAGACAAAATCTATTCTCTGACAGGACAACATCTGTCGCAGCCAAATAAGGGCATTAACATCATCAATCATAAGAAAGTGATGATTAAATAA